CTGTTCCAGCGGATAAAAAGCGGTCGGGTCCTGATTGGTGCGCCCAAAGAGCTGGTAGGTGTTACGCGAAATGAACTCAACCGGGGTCGCGGTTAGGCCCACTTGCAAACAGTCGAAGTATCGGAACATGTCCCCATAGACATTATAGATACTGCGATGGCTTTCATCCGCAATGATCAGATCGAAGAAGCCGACATCAAAGGACTGGAATATCTGCTGCATCGACGGATAGGTCGCAAGGAAGATGCGGTGCTTGGTGTCGCCGATGGACCGCTTGGACACAATGGTCAGCGGCTCATTCATATGGTCGTTGAAGGCGTTCTTCGCCTGTTTGCGTAGCTCTCGCCGGTCGCAGAGGAACAAGACACGCTTGACCCATTTCGCCCGGATCAACAGGTCCGTCAGGGCAATAGCCACACGGGTCTTCCCCGTCCCGGTAGCCTGGACGATCAGGGCTTTGCAGTGGCGCTTGGTAAATTCATCGGTAACGCGCTTGATCGTCTCAATCTGATACATGCGCCCGGCGATTTCAGCATTCACCTTCAAGCCCTTCAGGTCTTCCTTATAGCTGCGCTGGAAGTTCACCAGATGCTGGAGGCTGGCCTTGGAATAGAAGCCGAACAGACGACGCGGCGGGTATTTTTGAAGGTCGTCCCAAATCCAGATGTTATAGCCGTTGGTGTAGAAGATGACCGGGCGCTGCCCGTGCAGCCGCTCCAGCGCATCGGCATAGAGTTCTGCTTGCTTCTGGCCGCGTTCTTCGGATTGGGACGCCCGCTTGGCCTCCACCACCGCCAGGGGCCGGCCATTGTCATCCCATAGCACATAGTCGGCATAGCCCTTCCCGGTCGGGGTCGGCTGACCATCGACCTCCTCTTCCACTGTCACTTCCTGCGGATTTCGGATGTCCCATCCGGCATCGGCCAGGGCCACGTCAATGAGACGCTGTCTTGTGGTCGCCTCATCGAATTGCAAAGCATCAGCGACTTGCTGACCTTTGGCCTTCTTTTCCGGCGTGACGGGTTCTGCCTGATAATCCTGCTTCCGCTTCTCCAGTTCGGCGACTTTGGCCTCAAGCGCTTCCTTGTCGGCCTTCAGCTTGGCAAGGTCGCTCGCCTCCTCCTGAACGGGCTTGAACTTGGGAATGTCCGAGGGCTGAAAGCCGAGACAGCGAACGGCGAACCAAGCACCGACCTCAAACGCCTCCTCAATAATCCAGAGCGCCCGCTTGCTGTCCATGGACTGACCATGGGCGGCTTTGTTCCCTTCCTTGCGAATGGCGTGGAGCTTGTCACAGATAACGGTCGGCACCGCATCCGTGAAGGAGCTTTCGACAAGCAGCCGGTAGAACGCCTGATCCTCGGGCTTCGTCAGACGGAGCTGCCAATATATCTGTGCTGTGATTTTCTCCCCATAGGTCCGCAGCTTAACCAGGGAACTGACAGGATCGGGATGGGCATAGCGTTCCGCCAATGACCCAAGCTCAGCAAGGACAGGCCGATCCTTGCCCAAGAATTCAAAGTTCGAGACCCCCATTTCACACCCCAAGACCACTTAAGCACTGTTCCGATCAGGCTTCTTGTTTCAGCAGAAGCTTAACCTAGCAACCATGAGAGGATCAGAACAACTTTTTCCTCGCCTGAGGTCAAACCACTGTTCCCACACATTCTACCAATCCATCAAATGCAATTAAGTTGCACCCTCAGAGAAATAGAAGCCGGTGGGGTCAGCGTGTGCCGGAGACGCTGATCCGGAATTAGTGCCCACTAGAGACGAAAGGCCCCAACGCCCTGGCGACAAACAGCAATCACGCCCCAGCACACAAACCACCTCCCTCTCGCAGAAACACCCTCAATTAAATAGGAAAGACGTATATGAAGCCTTCTTCTTGTGCGAAAGCGCAATACGACCAACTCCTCACCCACCACAGGCAGGGGGTCAATTCTTGTTATAAGTCTCCATTACAGAGTTTGACCCCCACGGATAGTCAATCAACACTCAGCCTTACAAGGCAGACCATAGCCAGTCTGCGTCTCTATTTCGAAACGGAAACCGATCATCGCCCCTCTGATCAGATGTGGTCAGCCTTGGAGGATATGGCCGACACATTGCAGCGGATGGCGGAAGGTACCTGTCCACCACGATATTACCTGTCCAGCCTTGATCCCGGTGTCGGTAAAACCAAGACCATTACCCACTTCATAAAAATCCTGCTCCAATCACAGGATCATTTTGGGGTTTCCGTGCTGATTTGTGTCTCCCGGCTCGACGAGATTGCAAAATTGGCTCATGAACTGGAACTTCAGAAAGACGAATTCGCAGTCTTCACCAGCAACGACGACCTAAACGAACTTGGAGCGGAGAATTCCAACGAAGCCCGTGTCCTGTTCACCACGCAACAGATGATCGAGAAACGTTGTGATGGATTGAACTTCTGTGACGTTGAGGCCTTTCACTATCGGGGTCATGCCAGGGAAGTTCGAATCTGGGATGAGGCTATCTTGCCCGGTCAAACAATCACCGTGAACCGTGACGAAATCGCTCACCTTTTTGCGCCCCTTCGAAAGGCGCATCCGCAACTAACAGACGCTGTCGAGAGCTTCTTTAACGCGCTTCGCAATGCGGAGGATGGAGCAAAAGTCCAGGTTCCCAACCTTGAGGAAGACTTCAACGTCGATCTCAACGATGTTCTGGGATTGCTGTCGGGAAGCCACCAAAGTCATCGTGATGCCGCCTCCGGTCTCTGGCAGCTATCGGGCAGGTCCGCCACGGTCCGAAGAGACGGAGCCATCGGCAACACAGCTTTGGATTTCAGAGACACCTTGCCGGAAGACCTAATGCCATTGCTCGTCTTGGATGCCTCGGGCCGCGTCCGCACGACATATCGCCATTGGAAGGAGCGTCGTGGAAACCTTGTCATGCTCAGCCATGCGGCGAAACAGTATCAAAATCTAAACATTTACGTCTGGAACAAGGGTGGCGGCAAGAGCAGTTTCCAGCGCGAGAGCCAAGCCCTGATAGACGGCATTGTCTCCACCATCAACACCAAGCCTCGGGAGGAATGGTTGGTGGTGCACCACAAACCCGGCACCAATCTCGATATCCCATCGCAAGTTCGCGATCTGGTCGATGGTGACAAAGGCCGTATTCATTTCATTCACTGGGGAAACCATCATGGAACCAACGCTTACGCCCATATCAAAAACGTCATCCTGGCGGGTACGCTGTTCTATCGTCCATCACAATATGAAGCTCTGGGCCGCCTGGGCTCTGGCTACGCTCCCGATCAAGCCCTGACACGTCACGACTATGAAGCCGTTCAGGTTGGCGAACATAGTCATCTTATTCTCCAGGCCCTTTGTCGAGGAGCGGTGCGGAAATGTATCAACGACGCCTGTGCTCCTTGCGACGCCTATATTATTGCGGCGGCCAATAGCGGCATTCGGCAAGCCCTGCCTTCGATATTCCCCGGATGCCACGTGCGGCGATGGCAACCAATCGAGAAGGTTCTCCGAGGAAAAGTCGGTGCGGCCATCAAACGTATTCAGGAGCATCTTGAGTTGTCTCCCGACACTCTAATCACCTTCAAAGAGGTCGCCTCAACAATCGGAATGAGCGACATGAAGAACTTCCGCAGAAGCGTCAGACGAAATCCTGACTTTGAAGAAGCCCTGCTCGCTTTGGGTGTCGTCGAGCACGGCAAAGGGCACAATCCCAGCGGATTTATCAAAGAAGCCGCAGTATATGGGTTCACCAACGACAACGATGATGCAAGACCGTTCGATTTTGGCACAAATTTCTGAGCACCTATAACATATAGCGAGACGAAACTTTCCCCCCGGTACCCCCGTGCTTGTCATAGGGGCCGGAAGGGGGACTTATCGTTTCCCGCGTCTTTGTCTGACTATCGGTTTTTTCGCCAATCGGGATTCACAGTTGATCCACAAGTTGCTACACTGCGCGTCTGCTACTGGCTGATCCCATCCAAGATGACGCTACCGGTTGCACA
The Aestuariispira ectoiniformans genome window above contains:
- a CDS encoding DEAD/DEAH box helicase family protein, encoding MADTLQRMAEGTCPPRYYLSSLDPGVGKTKTITHFIKILLQSQDHFGVSVLICVSRLDEIAKLAHELELQKDEFAVFTSNDDLNELGAENSNEARVLFTTQQMIEKRCDGLNFCDVEAFHYRGHAREVRIWDEAILPGQTITVNRDEIAHLFAPLRKAHPQLTDAVESFFNALRNAEDGAKVQVPNLEEDFNVDLNDVLGLLSGSHQSHRDAASGLWQLSGRSATVRRDGAIGNTALDFRDTLPEDLMPLLVLDASGRVRTTYRHWKERRGNLVMLSHAAKQYQNLNIYVWNKGGGKSSFQRESQALIDGIVSTINTKPREEWLVVHHKPGTNLDIPSQVRDLVDGDKGRIHFIHWGNHHGTNAYAHIKNVILAGTLFYRPSQYEALGRLGSGYAPDQALTRHDYEAVQVGEHSHLILQALCRGAVRKCINDACAPCDAYIIAAANSGIRQALPSIFPGCHVRRWQPIEKVLRGKVGAAIKRIQEHLELSPDTLITFKEVASTIGMSDMKNFRRSVRRNPDFEEALLALGVVEHGKGHNPSGFIKEAAVYGFTNDNDDARPFDFGTNF